The Penaeus chinensis breed Huanghai No. 1 chromosome 36, ASM1920278v2, whole genome shotgun sequence genome includes a region encoding these proteins:
- the LOC125045018 gene encoding uncharacterized protein LOC125045018 isoform X2: MVAQVDMGNSTRSLVRVPGSGAGKQDVSTVLMDFTHVSTLAAMVPVPSDLPAVLATGNSERNLPEFKVKGTDSPAISLQNLQPSAPSAGSSGSPSSASPPVGKIQPRLYVVKTGHPMAAQRPYARPVTQAVRINTSARTVLVMLPPRNNNGPVQLRAESVTRIFVVTGSIRNQFDVQRLNGKWQ; the protein is encoded by the coding sequence ATGGTAGCACAAGTTGACATGGGCAATAGCACAAGGTCCCTCGTTCGGGTACCGGGAAGCGGTGCGGGAAAGCAAGACGTTTCTACAGTACTGATGGACTTCACCCACGTCTCCACACTGGCTGCCATGGTCCCAGTTCCCTCCGATCTTCCCGCTGTCTTGGCTACGGGCAATTCGGAAAGAAATCTTCCCGAGTTCAAGGTAAAAGGGACGGACTCTCCTGCGATCTCTCTACAGAATCTGCAGCCTTCTGCCCCTTCTGCAGGGAGCTCGGGAAGCCCGTCGAGCGCGAGTCCTCCAGTTGGCAAGATCCAGCCTAGGCTTTACGTGGTCAAGACAGGACATCCCATGGCGGCGCAGAGGCCTTATGCACGCCCTGTCACCCAAGCAGTCAGGATAAACACTTCTGCAAGAACTGTGCTTGTCATGCTTCCTCCAAGAAACAATAATGGCCCTGTACAACTACGGGCTGAGTCGGTAACGCGGATATTTGTCGTTACCGGCAGTATCAGGAACCAGTTCGATGTACAGAGACTCAACGGAAAATGGCAATAA